One window from the genome of Streptomyces sp. NBC_00287 encodes:
- a CDS encoding MATE family efflux transporter — protein MNAHRKQLISLAHPVYFSLLASVAAGIINTVWVSRLGGPAVAAVAVATNTENVLLGVALVFGSGTTVLVAHARGARDPAAVRAAVRGGWAVYALITPVVVLGGLLLREPLARLVLGGEGPAVPLATAYFAISLPGIAVFFAQTLVDGILKGTGDTRTPMRLALLANGLILVIDPFAIHLYGVQGAAATTVLCRCVALGVGLLALRRKALLRGPRGSFSPRRTLATGLPMAADFTVRQTGALALVAIVARLGVTAVAAYAIAYKVLYVATMAFYAVRQAAAIHTAHTRGAGRDERRAIGRQAVLVSGAVGLAAAVLLAVTAPWIMAAFGAGPEVAHEGVLFLRCIGPYLLLMACVIALGGVFEGGGGAPVLLRVTLLGTAVQLPLAYGLSGLGLPGVCLALALAMAVQWALLRWLAPRQEGSEVSLVRAA, from the coding sequence ATGAACGCTCACCGCAAACAGCTCATCTCGCTCGCCCACCCCGTCTACTTCTCGCTCCTGGCCTCCGTCGCCGCCGGGATCATCAACACCGTCTGGGTCTCCCGGCTCGGCGGACCGGCCGTCGCCGCCGTGGCCGTCGCGACCAACACCGAGAACGTGCTGCTGGGCGTCGCGCTGGTCTTCGGCTCCGGTACGACCGTGCTGGTCGCGCACGCCAGGGGCGCCCGGGACCCGGCCGCGGTGCGGGCGGCCGTACGCGGGGGCTGGGCGGTGTACGCGCTGATCACGCCCGTGGTCGTGCTCGGCGGGCTGCTGCTGCGGGAGCCGCTGGCCCGGCTGGTCCTCGGCGGTGAAGGACCGGCCGTCCCGCTCGCCACCGCCTACTTCGCGATCTCCCTGCCCGGCATCGCCGTCTTCTTCGCCCAGACCCTGGTCGACGGCATCCTCAAGGGCACCGGCGACACCCGCACCCCCATGCGCCTCGCCCTCCTGGCCAACGGCCTGATCCTCGTCATCGACCCCTTCGCGATCCACCTCTACGGCGTGCAGGGCGCCGCCGCCACCACCGTCCTGTGCCGCTGCGTGGCCCTGGGCGTCGGCCTGCTCGCCCTGCGTCGAAAGGCGTTGCTCCGGGGGCCACGGGGCTCCTTCTCCCCGCGCCGGACCCTCGCCACCGGCCTGCCCATGGCCGCCGACTTCACCGTCCGGCAGACCGGAGCGCTGGCGCTGGTGGCGATCGTGGCCCGGCTCGGGGTGACCGCGGTGGCCGCGTACGCGATCGCGTACAAGGTCCTCTACGTCGCCACCATGGCCTTCTACGCCGTACGCCAGGCCGCCGCCATCCACACCGCGCACACCCGTGGCGCCGGACGGGACGAGCGGCGGGCGATCGGGCGGCAGGCGGTGCTGGTGTCCGGGGCGGTGGGGCTGGCGGCGGCCGTGCTGCTCGCCGTGACCGCGCCCTGGATCATGGCCGCCTTCGGCGCCGGGCCCGAGGTCGCCCACGAGGGCGTGCTGTTCCTGCGCTGCATCGGGCCCTACCTGCTGCTCATGGCCTGCGTCATCGCGCTCGGCGGGGTCTTCGAGGGCGGCGGCGGTGCGCCGGTGCTGCTGCGAGTGACGCTGCTCGGCACGGCCGTACAGCTGCCGCTGGCGTACGGACTGTCCGGGCTCGGGCTGCCGGGCGTGTGTCTGGCGTTGGCGCTTGCCATGGCGGTGCAGTGGGCCTTGCTGCGGTGGCTTGCTCCGCGTCAGGAGGGGAGCGAGGTCTCCTTGGTGCGGGCGGCCTGA
- a CDS encoding NYN domain-containing protein codes for MVETEGGGPGDGAAEVLDRPLPDGVRRRVVQIVSDGFGGLTVTELPAQLRQYARFAPNRRAKFAGNAMAAALEADPLFRQRIGEKLREAQPEIAGALDSGSPPPAADPLDVAAAAYVLRPTGWVKLVTAAGEEAQRADAERADEESRAELERLRAELAQAREQIRTETERLRTELDAAKKEAESLHRKLRAALSDVKRGEAALRKVQGEIETVRAETHAQVSAAESEARRLKSRLGEAEAALEATRRAAREGRSVEDMRVRLLLDTLLDATQGLRRELALPPVSVRPAETVDAVEPGRMTPKDIAARALSENDPAIIDQLLALPQAHLVVDGYNVTKTGYPQMPLEKQRLRLLGQLSQLAAQTGAEVTCVFDGAELAAPVLLAPPRGVRVLFSKPGVTADELIRQLVRAEPPGRPVIVVSTDREVADGVARAGARPVASAVLLKRLS; via the coding sequence GCGCCGCTGAGGTGCTCGACCGTCCGCTGCCCGACGGAGTGCGCAGAAGAGTCGTACAGATCGTCTCGGATGGTTTCGGTGGGCTGACCGTCACCGAACTGCCCGCCCAGCTGAGGCAGTACGCCCGCTTCGCCCCGAACCGCCGCGCCAAGTTCGCCGGTAACGCCATGGCCGCCGCCCTGGAGGCCGATCCGCTCTTCCGCCAGCGCATCGGGGAGAAGCTGAGAGAGGCCCAGCCGGAAATCGCCGGCGCCCTCGACTCCGGCTCGCCGCCCCCGGCCGCGGATCCGCTCGATGTGGCGGCCGCGGCCTATGTGCTGCGGCCCACCGGCTGGGTCAAGCTCGTGACCGCGGCCGGCGAGGAGGCCCAGCGCGCCGATGCCGAGCGCGCCGACGAGGAGAGCCGGGCCGAACTGGAGCGGCTGCGCGCCGAACTCGCCCAGGCCCGGGAGCAGATCCGGACCGAGACCGAGCGGCTGCGCACCGAGCTGGACGCCGCCAAGAAGGAAGCCGAATCGCTTCACCGCAAGTTGCGGGCCGCTCTAAGTGACGTCAAGCGCGGTGAGGCCGCGCTGCGCAAGGTGCAGGGCGAGATCGAGACCGTACGCGCCGAGACGCACGCGCAGGTGTCCGCCGCCGAGAGCGAGGCCCGGCGGCTGAAGTCGCGGCTCGGGGAGGCGGAGGCCGCCCTGGAGGCCACCCGCAGGGCGGCGCGCGAGGGCCGCAGCGTTGAGGACATGCGGGTACGGCTGCTGCTGGACACCCTGCTGGATGCCACCCAAGGGCTGCGCCGGGAACTGGCGTTGCCGCCGGTGTCGGTGCGTCCGGCCGAGACCGTGGACGCGGTCGAACCGGGACGTATGACCCCGAAGGACATCGCCGCACGGGCATTGTCCGAAAACGACCCCGCCATCATCGACCAGCTGCTCGCGCTGCCCCAGGCCCATCTGGTCGTCGACGGCTACAACGTCACCAAGACCGGCTACCCCCAGATGCCGCTGGAGAAGCAGCGCCTCAGGCTCCTCGGGCAGCTCTCCCAGCTCGCCGCGCAGACCGGCGCCGAGGTGACCTGTGTCTTCGACGGGGCCGAGCTGGCCGCGCCGGTGCTGCTCGCGCCGCCGCGCGGGGTGCGGGTGCTGTTCTCCAAACCCGGGGTCACCGCCGATGAGTTGATCCGTCAGCTGGTGCGGGCCGAGCCGCCGGGGCGTCCGGTCATCGTCGTCTCGACCGACCGCGAGGTGGCCGACGGGGTCGCCAGGGCGGGCGCCCGGCCGGTGGCATCTGCGGTGCTTCTGAAGCGACTGTCCTGA
- a CDS encoding C40 family peptidase, translating to MASHRRPKQPSRARVTVLTTAAAAAVAISSQAANAAPSEKPSKDEVKAKVDKLYEEAEQATEKYNGAKEKQEKLQKEISTIQDNVARGQEDLNEMRDSIGLAAAAQYRTGSIDSSVQLFLSADPDDYLDKASTLDQLSSQQVESLKKIQDKQRELAQDRAEASEKLKDLASTRTELGKKKTEVQDKLAEAQKLLNSLTAAEKAALAAEEERASRSSADRVDLSGATAGSGRAMAAFQAAQSKIGSPYVYGASGPSSFDCSGLTSWAFAQAGVGIPRTSQAQANAGTRIYSQSDLKVGDLVIFYGDLHHVGFYAGNGQVLHAPRTGTVVRYESINNMPFQFGVRI from the coding sequence GTGGCGTCCCACCGTCGACCCAAGCAGCCGAGCCGCGCACGTGTGACCGTGCTGACCACCGCCGCTGCTGCCGCCGTGGCCATCAGCTCGCAGGCGGCCAACGCCGCGCCCAGCGAGAAGCCGAGCAAGGACGAGGTCAAGGCCAAGGTCGACAAGCTCTACGAGGAGGCCGAGCAGGCCACCGAGAAGTACAACGGCGCCAAGGAGAAGCAGGAGAAGCTCCAGAAGGAGATCTCCACGATCCAGGACAACGTCGCGCGCGGTCAGGAAGACCTGAACGAGATGCGCGACTCCATAGGCCTGGCGGCCGCCGCCCAGTACCGCACCGGCTCCATAGACTCCTCGGTCCAGCTGTTCCTCTCCGCGGACCCGGACGACTACCTCGACAAGGCGTCCACGCTCGACCAGTTGAGCAGCCAGCAGGTCGAGTCGCTGAAGAAGATCCAGGACAAGCAGCGCGAACTCGCCCAGGACCGCGCCGAGGCCAGTGAGAAGCTCAAGGACCTCGCCTCCACCCGGACCGAACTGGGCAAGAAGAAGACGGAAGTCCAGGACAAGCTCGCCGAGGCGCAGAAGCTTCTGAACTCCCTGACCGCCGCCGAGAAGGCCGCCCTCGCCGCGGAGGAGGAGCGCGCCAGCCGCTCGTCCGCCGACCGCGTCGACCTCAGCGGCGCCACCGCCGGCTCCGGCCGGGCCATGGCCGCCTTCCAGGCCGCCCAGAGCAAGATCGGCTCGCCCTACGTCTACGGCGCCTCCGGCCCGTCCTCCTTCGACTGCTCGGGCCTGACCTCCTGGGCCTTCGCCCAGGCCGGCGTCGGCATCCCGCGCACCTCGCAGGCCCAGGCCAACGCGGGCACCCGCATCTACAGCCAGTCCGACCTCAAGGTCGGCGACCTGGTCATCTTCTACGGCGACCTGCACCACGTCGGCTTCTACGCGGGCAACGGCCAGGTGCTGCACGCCCCGCGCACCGGCACGGTCGTCCGCTACGAGTCGATCAACAACATGCCGTTCCAGTTCGGCGTCCGGATCTGA
- a CDS encoding C40 family peptidase, translated as MGSHRRLVPSGFDRGASAALCVISAAAAALGAVPALAAPHDDTRAEVDRLYEEAEKATEAYNKADERADSLRKEVSGAQDRIARQQERINSMREALGSLAGAQYRSGGLDPSLALLFSDDPDDYLDKAAVLDRISAHQAGELKDLQDAMRELSQERAEASRKLGELEKSRKAVAAHKRTVEGKLAKARQLLNSLPSAERAAYDRASRSGRSDMPDLGGAVPASGRAAAAIAAARSALGKPYVWGASGPSGFDCSGLMQWSYAQAGVSLPRTSQGQRFAGRQVPLSQAQPGDLVTYRSDASHVGMYMGNGQVIHAPYPGAPVRYDPVGMMPGATVTRV; from the coding sequence GTGGGGTCCCATCGTCGCCTTGTACCGTCCGGGTTCGACCGGGGCGCGAGCGCCGCGCTCTGCGTCATCTCAGCCGCGGCAGCCGCGCTGGGCGCCGTACCCGCGCTCGCCGCGCCGCACGACGACACCCGGGCCGAGGTGGACCGCCTCTACGAGGAGGCCGAGAAGGCCACCGAGGCCTACAACAAGGCCGATGAGCGCGCCGACTCGCTGCGCAAGGAGGTCAGCGGGGCGCAGGACCGGATCGCGCGGCAGCAGGAGCGCATCAACTCCATGCGGGAGGCGCTCGGTTCGCTGGCCGGAGCCCAGTACCGCTCCGGCGGGCTCGACCCCTCCCTGGCCCTGCTGTTCTCCGACGATCCGGACGACTACCTCGACAAGGCGGCCGTCCTTGACCGGATCAGCGCCCATCAGGCGGGCGAGCTGAAGGACCTTCAGGACGCGATGCGCGAACTCTCCCAGGAGCGCGCCGAGGCCTCCCGCAAGCTCGGGGAGCTGGAGAAGAGCCGCAAGGCCGTCGCGGCGCACAAGCGGACGGTGGAGGGCAAGCTCGCGAAGGCCCGGCAACTGCTGAACTCCCTGCCGTCCGCCGAGCGCGCCGCCTACGACCGGGCCTCCCGTTCCGGCCGCTCCGACATGCCCGACCTCGGGGGCGCCGTCCCGGCCTCGGGCCGCGCGGCCGCCGCGATCGCCGCCGCCCGCTCCGCCCTCGGCAAGCCCTACGTCTGGGGCGCCAGCGGCCCCAGCGGCTTCGACTGTTCGGGCCTGATGCAGTGGTCCTACGCCCAGGCCGGCGTCTCCCTGCCCCGCACCTCCCAGGGCCAGCGCTTCGCCGGCCGCCAGGTGCCTCTCTCCCAGGCCCAGCCCGGCGACCTGGTCACCTACCGCTCCGACGCCAGCCACGTCGGGATGTACATGGGCAACGGCCAGGTGATCCACGCGCCCTATCCGGGAGCGCCGGTCCGGTACGACCCGGTGGGGATGATGCCGGGGGCCACGGTCACCAGGGTGTGA
- a CDS encoding PadR family transcriptional regulator, which translates to MLELSILGFLAEEPLHGYELKERIKALSGHVRPVSDGALYPAITRLTKAGLLDQHTEPGASAAPRRILSLTEEGRADLLERLRHPKQTEITDQVRFNTVLAFLRHLPDPREQAAVLRRRLEFLEAPSSFFYREGEPVRAEEAGDLFRQGMLRVARATGAAERAWLAEAIELLDQPN; encoded by the coding sequence GTGCTGGAGCTGTCGATCCTGGGCTTCCTGGCCGAAGAGCCGCTGCACGGCTATGAGTTGAAGGAGCGCATCAAGGCGCTCAGCGGCCATGTCCGGCCGGTCAGCGACGGTGCCCTGTACCCGGCGATCACCCGTCTCACCAAGGCGGGCCTGCTCGACCAGCACACCGAGCCGGGCGCGAGCGCCGCCCCGCGCCGGATCCTGTCGCTGACCGAGGAGGGCCGCGCCGACCTGCTGGAACGGCTGCGCCACCCCAAGCAGACGGAGATCACCGACCAGGTCCGCTTCAACACCGTCCTGGCGTTCCTACGGCATCTGCCGGACCCGCGTGAGCAGGCCGCCGTACTGCGTCGGCGGCTGGAGTTCCTGGAGGCGCCGTCGAGCTTCTTCTACCGGGAGGGAGAGCCGGTGCGGGCGGAGGAGGCCGGCGATCTGTTCCGGCAGGGCATGCTGCGGGTGGCGCGGGCCACTGGCGCGGCGGAGCGGGCGTGGCTCGCGGAAGCGATCGAGCTGCTCGATCAGCCGAACTGA